Proteins from one Mesorhizobium sp. M9A.F.Ca.ET.002.03.1.2 genomic window:
- a CDS encoding HD domain-containing protein: MRTVKFTAMKDGDREDYAFLTEHETDYAARTGERLLDALVQLDEGLSGYRITRLGHSLQAATRAWRDGADTDWIACALLHDIGDIYAPYNHDEYAAAILKPFVREQCTWVVEKHGDFQRLYYAHHLGGNPHARERFAGHTYFDDCDQFCERWDQSSFDPDYETLPIDFFKPFVLEVFARKAYDASVIRAGERVPLTDPDMANKRTGASA; this comes from the coding sequence ATGAGGACCGTGAAATTCACCGCCATGAAGGACGGCGACCGCGAGGACTACGCCTTTCTGACCGAGCACGAGACCGACTATGCAGCCAGAACCGGCGAGCGGCTGCTCGACGCGCTGGTGCAGCTCGACGAGGGCCTGTCCGGCTACAGGATCACACGGCTCGGCCATTCGCTGCAGGCGGCAACACGCGCCTGGCGCGACGGCGCCGACACCGACTGGATCGCCTGTGCGCTGCTGCACGACATCGGCGACATCTACGCGCCCTACAATCACGACGAATATGCAGCGGCCATACTGAAACCCTTTGTGCGCGAGCAATGTACCTGGGTGGTTGAGAAGCATGGCGACTTCCAGCGCCTCTATTATGCCCACCATCTCGGCGGCAATCCCCATGCCCGCGAGCGGTTCGCCGGGCACACCTATTTCGACGATTGCGACCAATTTTGCGAGCGCTGGGACCAGTCGAGCTTCGATCCGGATTACGAGACGCTGCCGATCGATTTCTTCAAGCCTTTCGTGCTCGAAGTGTTCGCGCGCAAGGCCTACGACGCGTCAGTGATCCGCGCCGGCGAGCGCGTGCCCCTCACCGATCCAGACATGGCGAACAAAAGAACCGGAGCTTCCGCATGA
- a CDS encoding 3-keto-5-aminohexanoate cleavage protein: MPLAMNREVFITCAVTGSGSSQDRSPHVPRSPREIADSAIDAAKAGAAIVHCHVRDPETGKPRRDVNLYREVTERIRAADVDVVLNLTAGMGGDMVFGSPENPLPLNEKGTDMGGATNRMEHVRQCLPEICTLDCGTMNFAEADYVMTNTPGMLRAMGGMMTALGVKPEIEAFDTGHLWFAKQLVEEKVLDPDALVQLCMGVPWGAPDDLNTFMAMVNNVPSSWNWSAFSIGRNQMAYVAAAVLAGGNVRVGLEDNLWLDKGVLATNAQLVERAASIVTNLGASILGPEEVRKKLNLTKRAPL, from the coding sequence ATGCCGCTTGCGATGAACCGTGAGGTTTTCATTACCTGTGCCGTGACCGGGTCCGGCAGCTCGCAGGACCGCAGCCCGCATGTGCCGCGTTCGCCCAGAGAGATCGCCGATTCGGCCATCGATGCGGCCAAGGCGGGTGCGGCGATCGTCCACTGCCATGTGCGCGATCCCGAAACCGGCAAGCCTAGGCGCGACGTGAACCTCTACCGCGAAGTCACCGAGCGCATCCGCGCGGCGGATGTCGACGTGGTGCTGAACCTGACCGCCGGCATGGGCGGCGACATGGTGTTCGGCTCGCCGGAAAACCCGCTGCCGCTGAACGAAAAAGGCACCGACATGGGCGGCGCCACCAACCGCATGGAACATGTGCGCCAGTGCCTGCCGGAGATTTGCACGCTCGATTGCGGCACGATGAACTTCGCCGAAGCCGACTATGTCATGACCAACACGCCCGGCATGCTGCGCGCCATGGGCGGCATGATGACGGCGCTCGGCGTCAAGCCGGAGATCGAGGCCTTCGACACCGGCCATCTCTGGTTTGCCAAGCAACTGGTCGAGGAAAAAGTGCTGGATCCGGATGCTCTCGTGCAATTGTGCATGGGCGTGCCCTGGGGCGCGCCGGACGATCTCAACACCTTCATGGCCATGGTCAACAATGTGCCGTCGAGCTGGAACTGGTCGGCCTTCTCGATCGGCCGCAACCAGATGGCCTATGTCGCCGCCGCGGTGCTGGCGGGCGGCAATGTCCGCGTCGGCCTGGAAGACAATCTGTGGCTCGACAAGGGCGTGCTGGCGACCAACGCCCAACTGGTCGAGCGGGCGGCCAGCATCGTCACCAATCTGGGTGCGAGTATCCTCGGACCCGAGGAAGTTCGCAAGAAGCTCAATCTGACCAAGCGCGCGCCGCTTTGA
- a CDS encoding GlxA family transcriptional regulator gives MIKNEKPSIFRTERSPLKVTLLVFSGSSIMCVASALDPLRAANRIAGETLFDFRLVSVTGEAPVTTCGLPVAVSGRFDAADRTDMLVVVAGFGTQNYATSALLSGLRRAARAARACGGVEAGTWLVARAGLLEGRSATTHWEDMEDFSSAFPGVDVRPDRYVIDGPVFTSGGASPTFDLMLHLIRTRLGMAAALDVASVFIYDQARAATDAQPLVSLGRLDGYDPRLAQAIRLMESHVDQPLTIAAVAKRAGVTARTLESIFRKSIGETPGAYYLRLRLGAARRLVVDTRVAMADIAGRTGFSSAAAFSRAFSRAFGEAPVRLRRA, from the coding sequence ATGATAAAAAACGAAAAACCTTCGATCTTTCGCACCGAGCGTTCGCCGCTCAAGGTGACGCTGCTGGTGTTTTCCGGATCGTCGATCATGTGCGTGGCCTCGGCGCTCGATCCGCTGCGCGCCGCCAACCGCATTGCCGGCGAGACGCTGTTCGATTTCAGGCTGGTTTCGGTGACCGGCGAAGCTCCGGTCACCACATGCGGCCTGCCGGTTGCGGTCAGCGGTCGCTTCGATGCGGCTGATAGAACCGATATGCTTGTCGTCGTCGCCGGCTTCGGCACGCAGAATTATGCCACATCGGCTCTGCTTTCCGGCCTGCGCCGGGCGGCGCGCGCCGCGCGCGCCTGCGGCGGTGTCGAAGCCGGCACATGGCTGGTTGCCCGCGCGGGCTTGCTGGAAGGGCGCAGCGCCACGACCCACTGGGAGGACATGGAGGATTTCTCGTCGGCCTTTCCCGGTGTCGACGTGCGCCCCGACCGCTATGTCATCGACGGGCCGGTCTTCACCTCCGGCGGCGCCTCGCCGACCTTCGACCTGATGCTGCATCTGATCCGCACGCGGCTCGGCATGGCGGCGGCGCTCGATGTGGCAAGTGTCTTCATCTATGACCAGGCGCGGGCGGCGACCGACGCGCAGCCGCTGGTCTCGCTCGGCCGCCTCGACGGCTACGATCCCAGGCTGGCGCAAGCCATCCGGCTGATGGAATCGCATGTCGACCAGCCGCTGACCATCGCCGCGGTGGCGAAGCGCGCCGGGGTGACGGCGCGAACGCTGGAAAGCATCTTTCGCAAGTCGATCGGCGAGACGCCGGGCGCCTATTATCTCAGGCTGCGGCTGGGCGCCGCGCGCCGGCTGGTGGTCGACACGCGCGTGGCCATGGCCGATATTGCCGGGCGGACGGGGTTTTCGTCTGCCGCGGCATTTTCAAGAGCGTTTTCAAGAGCTTTCGGCGAAGCGCCGGTCAGGTTGCGACGGGCGTAG
- a CDS encoding IS110 family transposase: MDMIVQNYVGCDISKQWLDFFDETSNRYQRIANQADAIAAYVAGLDPSRDFIVMEATGVHDRLLRHALAKAGVPFSRHNPAHTHPYAKSTRRRAKTDRLDARMLSGYGRRYQPAPEPGPCEENERLQSLARHRDQLVDMRARLKKLLGEAFEETVVAELEDMIAGFDTRIKALESRIAKVIRQSEDTARDYTLMISVPGVSKISALSLLAHLPELGQRSPKSIAALAGLAPFDNKSGKLQRRSQIQGGRSRVRRALYMAALSAIRACDRFRAFYTDLAARSGSKKLAIIAVARKLLVVLNAIIRDKTAFA, translated from the coding sequence ATGGACATGATAGTGCAGAACTATGTCGGCTGCGACATCTCCAAGCAGTGGCTCGATTTTTTTGATGAGACAAGCAACCGATATCAGCGCATCGCCAACCAGGCCGATGCGATCGCTGCCTATGTGGCGGGCCTCGACCCCAGTCGAGACTTCATCGTCATGGAGGCGACAGGCGTCCATGACCGGCTGCTGCGCCACGCGCTGGCCAAGGCAGGCGTTCCATTCTCCCGGCACAACCCGGCGCACACTCACCCCTATGCCAAGTCGACGAGACGGCGAGCCAAGACGGATCGTCTCGATGCCAGGATGCTGAGCGGCTATGGCCGCCGCTATCAGCCTGCACCCGAGCCGGGGCCGTGCGAAGAAAACGAGCGACTTCAATCGCTTGCCCGTCACCGTGACCAACTGGTCGATATGCGGGCAAGGCTGAAGAAGCTCCTCGGTGAGGCCTTCGAGGAGACTGTCGTTGCCGAGCTGGAAGACATGATTGCCGGCTTCGACACACGCATCAAAGCGCTCGAGAGCCGGATCGCCAAAGTCATTCGTCAATCCGAGGACACCGCCCGCGATTATACGCTGATGATCTCCGTGCCCGGTGTCTCCAAGATCAGCGCGCTCTCGCTCCTAGCGCACCTGCCCGAGCTCGGCCAGCGCTCGCCTAAGTCGATCGCGGCACTCGCCGGCCTTGCCCCGTTCGATAATAAGAGCGGTAAGCTCCAACGCAGGAGCCAGATCCAGGGCGGTCGATCGCGTGTGCGTCGGGCTCTCTATATGGCGGCGCTGAGCGCCATCCGAGCCTGTGACCGCTTCAGAGCTTTCTACACCGACCTTGCAGCCCGCTCAGGCTCCAAGAAACTGGCCATCATCGCCGTCGCAAGGAAGCTCCTGGTCGTCCTCAACGCCATCATCCGCGATAAAACCGCATTCGCATGA
- the xylA gene encoding xylose isomerase, translating to MTSGFFGDIQEIKYEGPDSTNPLAYRFYNPDEIVAGKRLEDHLRFAVAYWHSFAWPGGDPFGGQTFERPWFAKAGSVDTMELAKLKADVAFEMFALLGAPYFCFHDADVRPEGKDFSESAARLDEIADYFAGKMKQTGVKLLWGTANMFSNRRFMSGAATNPDPDVFAYAAATVKSCIDVTKRLKGENYVLWGGREGYETLLNTDLAREQEQAGRFLNLVVDYKHKIGFKGTILIEPKPQEPTKHQYDYDVATVYGFLKRFGLEKEVKLNIEQGHAILAGHSFEHELALANALGIFGSIDMNRNDYQSGWDTDQFPNNVPEMALAYYQVLQAGGFKTGGTNFDAKLRRQSLDPQDLLIAHIGGMDCCARGLKAAARMVEDKALSGPLAERYAGWNSAEAKAMLAGKRTLEEIAERVVKKKIEPQPRSGRQELLENIVNRYV from the coding sequence ATGACCAGCGGTTTTTTCGGCGACATCCAAGAGATCAAATATGAGGGGCCGGATTCGACCAATCCGCTGGCCTACCGGTTCTACAATCCCGATGAAATTGTCGCCGGCAAGCGGCTGGAAGACCATCTGCGCTTTGCCGTCGCCTACTGGCACTCGTTTGCCTGGCCCGGCGGCGATCCGTTCGGCGGCCAGACCTTTGAGCGGCCGTGGTTCGCCAAGGCCGGCAGTGTCGACACAATGGAGCTGGCCAAGCTCAAAGCCGACGTCGCCTTCGAGATGTTCGCGCTGCTTGGCGCGCCTTATTTCTGCTTCCACGACGCCGATGTGCGTCCCGAGGGCAAGGACTTTTCCGAAAGCGCGGCGCGTCTTGACGAAATCGCCGATTACTTCGCCGGCAAGATGAAGCAGACCGGCGTCAAGCTTTTGTGGGGCACGGCGAACATGTTCTCCAACCGCCGCTTCATGTCGGGGGCGGCCACCAATCCCGATCCGGATGTGTTTGCCTATGCGGCGGCGACGGTGAAGAGCTGCATCGACGTCACTAAGCGGCTGAAGGGCGAGAACTATGTGTTGTGGGGCGGCCGCGAGGGTTATGAAACTCTGCTCAACACCGACCTTGCCCGCGAGCAGGAACAGGCTGGGCGCTTCCTCAACCTGGTCGTCGACTACAAGCACAAGATCGGCTTCAAGGGCACCATCCTGATCGAGCCGAAGCCGCAGGAGCCGACCAAGCACCAGTACGACTATGACGTCGCCACGGTCTACGGCTTCTTGAAACGCTTCGGGCTGGAAAAGGAAGTCAAGCTCAACATCGAGCAGGGCCACGCCATCCTTGCCGGCCATTCGTTCGAGCATGAGCTGGCGCTGGCCAATGCGCTCGGCATCTTCGGTTCGATCGACATGAACCGCAACGACTACCAGTCCGGCTGGGACACCGACCAGTTCCCCAACAATGTGCCGGAGATGGCGCTGGCCTACTACCAGGTCCTGCAGGCCGGCGGCTTCAAGACGGGCGGCACCAATTTCGACGCGAAGCTCAGGCGCCAGTCGCTCGATCCGCAGGACCTCTTGATTGCCCATATCGGCGGCATGGATTGCTGCGCACGCGGCCTCAAGGCCGCCGCCAGGATGGTCGAGGACAAGGCGCTGTCGGGACCGCTCGCCGAGCGCTATGCCGGCTGGAACTCTGCCGAGGCCAAGGCGATGCTGGCCGGCAAGCGCACGCTGGAGGAGATCGCCGAGCGGGTCGTCAAGAAGAAGATCGAGCCGCAGCCGAGATCCGGCCGCCAGGAGTTGCTGGAGAACATCGTCAACCGGTATGTCTGA
- a CDS encoding nuclear transport factor 2 family protein translates to MTDLNTIAENYITAWNESDAARRKALLKAAFTEDVSYRDPIMQGDGHDGVAALIDGVQQRFAGFRFSLKGKPDGFADTIRFSWNLGPEGSGSIIEGTDIGVIENGRLKSVTGFLDKVPAQ, encoded by the coding sequence ATGACCGACCTCAACACGATCGCCGAAAACTACATCACCGCCTGGAATGAGAGCGACGCCGCGCGCCGGAAAGCCTTGCTCAAGGCGGCCTTCACCGAGGACGTCAGCTATCGCGATCCGATCATGCAGGGCGACGGCCATGACGGCGTCGCCGCACTGATCGACGGCGTGCAGCAGCGCTTTGCCGGCTTCCGGTTTTCGCTGAAGGGCAAGCCGGACGGCTTTGCCGACACGATCCGCTTCTCGTGGAACCTCGGGCCGGAAGGCAGCGGTTCCATCATCGAAGGCACCGACATCGGCGTCATCGAGAACGGCCGCCTGAAAAGCGTCACCGGCTTCCTCGACAAGGTTCCGGCGCAGTGA
- the xylB gene encoding xylulokinase has protein sequence MYLGLDLGTSGVKALLIDAGQTVIGSGHASLDVSRPHPGWSEQDPSDWIRACEEAVAELKATHPRELAAVKGIGLSGQMHGATLLDAGDQVLRPCILWNDTRSHAEAAALDADPRFRKLTGNIVFPGFTAPKLAWVKNNEPDVFAKVAKVLLPKDFLRLWLSGEHISEMSDSAGTSWLDVGKRGWSSDLLAATSLDEKQMPSLTEGTAKAGALRAELASKWGMQAGIPIAGGAGDNAASACGMGTVGAGQAFVSLGTSGVLFAANASYLPNPESAVHTFCHALPDTWHQMGVILSATDSLNWLSEISGKGAGELTAELGDALKAPTGVSFLPYLSGERTPHNDSAIRGSFTGLAHESSRAVLTQAVVEGVAFAFRDSLEALAKAGTTLTRVTAIGGGSRSRYWLRSIATALGLPVDIPADGDFGAAFGAARLGLIAATGADPLTVCAAPATDATIEPVAALSDAYADAYQRYRALYPAIRSVTT, from the coding sequence ATGTATCTCGGCCTCGATCTGGGCACGTCGGGCGTCAAGGCGCTTTTGATCGATGCCGGGCAGACGGTCATCGGTTCCGGCCATGCGTCGCTTGACGTGTCGCGGCCGCATCCCGGCTGGTCCGAGCAGGACCCGTCCGACTGGATCCGCGCCTGCGAAGAAGCGGTTGCCGAGCTGAAGGCCACGCATCCGAGAGAACTTGCCGCGGTCAAAGGCATCGGTCTGTCCGGCCAGATGCACGGCGCCACCTTGCTCGACGCCGGCGACCAGGTGCTGCGCCCCTGCATCCTGTGGAACGACACGCGCAGCCATGCCGAGGCGGCTGCGCTCGACGCCGACCCGCGTTTTCGCAAGCTCACCGGCAACATCGTCTTTCCCGGTTTCACCGCACCAAAGCTGGCCTGGGTGAAAAACAACGAACCGGACGTTTTCGCCAAGGTGGCAAAGGTCTTGCTGCCGAAGGATTTCCTGCGGCTCTGGCTTTCCGGCGAGCATATTTCGGAGATGTCGGATTCGGCCGGCACGTCCTGGCTCGATGTCGGCAAGCGAGGCTGGTCATCCGACCTGCTTGCAGCGACGTCGCTCGATGAAAAGCAGATGCCGTCACTCACCGAAGGCACGGCAAAGGCCGGCGCCTTGCGCGCCGAATTGGCCTCGAAATGGGGCATGCAGGCTGGCATCCCGATCGCCGGCGGCGCGGGGGACAATGCAGCCTCGGCCTGCGGCATGGGCACGGTCGGAGCCGGACAGGCCTTTGTCTCGCTCGGCACGTCGGGCGTGCTGTTTGCCGCCAACGCGTCCTACCTGCCCAATCCCGAAAGCGCGGTGCACACGTTCTGCCACGCGCTGCCCGACACCTGGCACCAGATGGGCGTCATCCTGTCGGCCACCGATTCGCTCAACTGGCTGTCGGAAATATCAGGAAAAGGCGCCGGCGAGCTGACCGCCGAACTCGGCGATGCGCTGAAAGCGCCGACCGGCGTGTCCTTCCTGCCCTATCTCTCGGGCGAGCGCACGCCTCACAATGATTCCGCCATTCGCGGCTCGTTCACCGGGCTCGCGCACGAATCCAGCCGCGCTGTGCTGACCCAGGCGGTGGTCGAAGGCGTGGCTTTCGCCTTCCGCGACAGCCTCGAAGCCCTGGCCAAGGCCGGCACGACGCTGACACGGGTGACGGCGATCGGCGGCGGCTCGCGCTCACGCTATTGGCTGAGATCAATAGCCACTGCGCTCGGCCTGCCAGTCGACATTCCCGCCGACGGCGATTTCGGCGCGGCCTTCGGTGCGGCCCGACTTGGCCTGATCGCGGCGACGGGAGCCGATCCGCTAACAGTGTGCGCGGCGCCGGCCACCGACGCCACCATCGAACCGGTCGCCGCACTAAGCGATGCCTATGCGGATGCCTATCAGCGCTACCGGGCGCTCTATCCGGCGATCAGGTCCGTAACCACGTGA
- a CDS encoding tetratricopeptide repeat protein, producing the protein MAVRDTFGLTFSGAAEAGFSLYSQAVRELQCFIGDPVGSIDRAIAEDPGFVMAHVFKGYLFGLATEREATAVAKTCHAAALPLAATTREQAHVAALGHLAGGRWHEAARLLEDIAITFPLDALALQTGHQIDFFTGNARMLRDRIGRALPSWQIGMPGYHAILGMQAFGLEEMGDYARAEKLGRTAVDIEPRDGWAQHAVAHVMEMQSRQKDGIAWMRANPEAWTKESLLKVHNWWHLALFHYDLGETDEVLALYDGPIYGEQSTLAFNMVDASAILWRLYLGGIDVGDRWAAVAANWSKASAGNYAFNDAHAMMAFVGAGFEAPVGALLEAQREAMRGKEDNAAFTRDVGHPLTLAIKAFGDGNYAETVRLIRPIRAIAHRFGGSHAQRDVIDLTLIEAALRSGDHALAKALAAERALARPDSPLSALLSRRAADLSEN; encoded by the coding sequence ATGGCAGTCAGGGACACATTCGGCCTGACGTTTTCGGGTGCGGCGGAAGCCGGGTTTTCGCTCTACAGCCAGGCTGTACGCGAACTGCAATGCTTCATCGGCGATCCGGTCGGCTCCATCGACCGCGCGATCGCCGAGGATCCCGGCTTCGTCATGGCGCATGTGTTCAAGGGCTATCTGTTCGGCCTCGCCACCGAGCGCGAGGCGACGGCCGTGGCCAAAACATGCCACGCGGCGGCGCTGCCGCTTGCCGCGACGACGCGCGAGCAGGCGCATGTCGCAGCCCTTGGCCATCTCGCCGGAGGACGCTGGCATGAAGCCGCCCGTCTGCTCGAGGATATCGCCATTACGTTTCCGCTCGACGCGCTGGCGCTGCAGACCGGGCACCAGATTGATTTCTTCACCGGCAATGCCCGCATGCTGCGCGACCGCATCGGCCGCGCGCTGCCGTCCTGGCAAATTGGCATGCCGGGCTATCACGCCATACTCGGCATGCAGGCCTTCGGGCTGGAGGAAATGGGCGATTATGCGCGCGCCGAAAAGCTTGGCCGCACGGCGGTCGACATCGAGCCGCGCGACGGCTGGGCGCAGCACGCCGTCGCCCACGTCATGGAGATGCAGAGCCGGCAAAAGGACGGCATCGCCTGGATGCGCGCCAATCCCGAAGCGTGGACGAAGGAGAGCCTCCTCAAGGTGCACAATTGGTGGCATCTGGCGCTGTTCCACTACGATCTCGGCGAGACTGACGAGGTGCTTGCGCTCTATGACGGGCCAATCTACGGCGAACAGTCGACATTGGCGTTCAACATGGTCGATGCCTCGGCGATCCTGTGGCGGCTCTATCTGGGCGGGATCGACGTCGGCGACCGCTGGGCGGCGGTTGCCGCCAACTGGTCCAAGGCCAGCGCCGGCAACTATGCTTTCAACGATGCCCACGCCATGATGGCCTTCGTCGGCGCCGGCTTCGAGGCGCCGGTCGGCGCCTTGCTCGAAGCGCAGCGCGAGGCCATGCGCGGCAAGGAAGACAACGCCGCTTTCACGCGGGATGTCGGCCACCCGCTGACGCTCGCCATCAAGGCGTTCGGTGACGGCAACTACGCTGAGACCGTACGCCTGATCCGGCCCATCCGGGCGATCGCCCATAGGTTCGGCGGCAGCCACGCGCAGCGCGACGTCATCGACCTGACGCTGATCGAGGCGGCATTGCGGTCCGGCGACCATGCCTTGGCAAAGGCGCTTGCCGCGGAACGCGCGCTGGCGCGGCCGGACAGCCCATTGTCAGCGCTGCTTTCGCGGCGAGCGGCCGATTTGTCGGAGAATTGA
- a CDS encoding LysE family translocator, producing MSFENWAAFAAASTILLVIPGPTILLVVSYALGQGWRTALPMAVGVAFGDFTAMTLSMLGIGALLAASATVFTVLKVIGAFYLIYLGIKLFRAGGALRAEPRLDAVSSAKMMAHAWLVTALNPKSITFFVAFLPQFLDRHADFWTQMLIFETTFLALAFANAFGYALIAARARNVVRNPKAIRIFNRTGGTLLVGAGIATVAMRSGN from the coding sequence ATGTCCTTCGAAAACTGGGCCGCCTTTGCCGCCGCCTCGACCATCCTTCTTGTCATTCCCGGCCCGACCATCCTCCTGGTCGTGTCATACGCGCTCGGCCAGGGCTGGCGCACCGCGCTGCCGATGGCGGTCGGCGTGGCGTTTGGCGACTTCACGGCGATGACGCTGTCGATGCTGGGCATCGGCGCGCTGCTGGCGGCATCGGCCACCGTGTTCACGGTGCTGAAGGTGATCGGCGCGTTCTATCTGATCTATCTCGGCATAAAGCTGTTTCGCGCCGGCGGCGCGCTCAGGGCCGAGCCGCGCCTGGACGCGGTGTCGTCGGCCAAGATGATGGCGCATGCCTGGCTGGTCACCGCGCTCAACCCGAAAAGCATCACCTTCTTCGTCGCCTTCCTGCCGCAGTTCCTCGACCGGCACGCGGATTTCTGGACGCAGATGCTGATCTTCGAAACGACCTTTCTGGCGCTCGCCTTCGCCAATGCCTTCGGCTACGCGCTGATCGCCGCAAGGGCGCGCAACGTCGTGCGCAACCCGAAGGCGATCCGCATCTTCAACCGCACCGGCGGCACGCTGCTTGTCGGCGCCGGCATCGCCACGGTGGCGATGCGTTCAGGCAATTGA
- a CDS encoding L,D-transpeptidase yields MRELPQGLTSPCNGDAIETEISENQLSRRAMLSGAGSLALLGLAGCSQTLDLSALQLDGGTTGSIRPIRPSISVDRNITSPAVMYASVTDGGFTLPEVPYLKVKPEFRRQIVVDPTGEQPGTIVVHSQERLLYLVQPGGDAIRYGVGIGKEGFRWSGRANIQYGKEWPTWTPPAEMIARKPELVKWQGGQPGGLENPLGARALYIYQNGQDTGYRIHGSPEWWSIGQAMSSGCVRLINQDIIDLYSRVSRKNPIVVV; encoded by the coding sequence ATGCGTGAGTTGCCGCAAGGTCTGACGTCGCCGTGCAATGGCGACGCAATCGAAACCGAAATTTCCGAAAACCAGCTTTCCCGCCGCGCGATGCTGTCCGGTGCCGGCTCGTTGGCGCTGCTCGGCCTTGCCGGCTGCAGCCAGACGCTCGACCTGTCGGCGCTTCAGCTCGACGGCGGCACCACCGGCTCGATCCGGCCCATCCGCCCGAGCATCAGCGTCGACAGGAACATAACCAGCCCGGCCGTCATGTACGCCTCCGTCACCGACGGCGGCTTCACCCTGCCGGAAGTGCCCTACCTCAAGGTCAAGCCGGAGTTCCGCCGCCAGATCGTCGTCGATCCGACCGGCGAGCAGCCCGGCACCATCGTCGTCCATTCGCAGGAGCGGCTGCTCTATCTGGTGCAGCCCGGCGGTGACGCGATCCGCTACGGCGTCGGCATCGGCAAGGAAGGCTTCCGCTGGTCCGGCCGTGCCAACATCCAGTACGGCAAGGAATGGCCGACCTGGACCCCGCCGGCCGAGATGATCGCCCGCAAACCGGAACTGGTGAAGTGGCAGGGCGGCCAACCCGGCGGCCTCGAAAATCCGCTCGGTGCACGCGCCCTCTACATCTACCAGAACGGTCAGGACACCGGTTACCGCATCCATGGCTCGCCCGAATGGTGGAGCATCGGCCAGGCGATGTCGTCGGGCTGCGTGCGCCTGATCAACCAGGACATCATCGACCTCTACAGCCGCGTCTCCAGGAAGAACCCGATCGTCGTCGTCTGA
- a CDS encoding diphosphate--fructose-6-phosphate 1-phosphotransferase: MSGTFVIAQGGGPTAVINQTMVGAALEIRKRHPGAKVLGSIHGVRGIRDGNYVDLSAIAEDRLRLIGATPSAALGSTRDKPDAAYCEVILNGLKKAGADAFIYIGGNDTSGTQQILTDAAGGKMAFVHAPKTIDNDLEENDHTPGFISAAEFVAGAFLSVDLDFRALPGIYVGIVMGRHAGFLTAAAAAWQLDPDSGPHLVYVPERPFSAASFIEDVRATLDRHKRCIVAVSEGVGTADGKALVESLVPPEKLERDAHGNVKLSGSDLPAALERALAEGLPGKRARVDALGYMPRGYVGAINAVDAQEAFDAGVFAVAVAEQGGGSVALQYDGKKTVLKKVPLKNVAGKTRHMPDDFMKPDVNQLSDAGMAYLKRLVPEKYKVGKPFV; the protein is encoded by the coding sequence ATGTCCGGAACTTTTGTGATCGCGCAAGGCGGCGGCCCGACCGCCGTCATCAACCAGACGATGGTGGGCGCCGCGCTCGAGATCCGCAAGCGGCATCCCGGCGCCAAGGTCCTGGGCTCCATCCACGGCGTGCGCGGCATTCGTGACGGCAACTATGTCGATCTTTCCGCCATCGCCGAGGACCGGCTGCGGCTGATTGGGGCAACGCCGAGCGCTGCCCTCGGCTCGACGCGCGACAAGCCGGATGCCGCCTATTGCGAGGTCATCCTCAACGGCCTGAAGAAGGCCGGCGCCGACGCCTTCATCTATATCGGCGGCAACGACACCTCGGGCACGCAGCAGATCCTGACCGACGCCGCCGGCGGCAAGATGGCTTTCGTCCATGCGCCGAAAACCATCGACAACGATCTCGAGGAGAACGACCACACGCCCGGCTTCATTTCGGCGGCCGAGTTCGTCGCCGGCGCCTTTCTCTCGGTCGACCTCGATTTCCGCGCTCTGCCGGGCATCTATGTCGGCATCGTCATGGGGCGGCATGCCGGTTTCCTCACCGCCGCCGCCGCCGCATGGCAGCTTGACCCCGACAGCGGCCCGCATCTCGTCTATGTGCCGGAACGTCCATTCTCGGCAGCTAGCTTCATCGAGGACGTGCGCGCCACGCTCGACCGCCACAAGCGCTGCATCGTTGCGGTCTCCGAAGGCGTCGGCACCGCCGACGGCAAGGCGCTGGTCGAAAGCCTTGTCCCGCCGGAGAAACTGGAGCGCGATGCGCATGGCAACGTCAAGCTGTCGGGCAGCGACCTGCCGGCCGCCCTCGAGCGCGCGCTGGCCGAAGGATTGCCGGGCAAGCGGGCGCGTGTCGACGCGCTCGGCTACATGCCGCGCGGCTATGTCGGCGCCATCAACGCCGTGGATGCGCAGGAAGCCTTCGACGCCGGCGTCTTTGCGGTCGCTGTCGCCGAACAGGGCGGCGGCTCGGTGGCGCTGCAATATGACGGCAAGAAAACCGTGCTGAAGAAGGTGCCGCTGAAGAACGTCGCCGGCAAGACGCGCCACATGCCGGATGATTTCATGAAACCGGATGTCAACCAGCTTTCCGATGCGGGCATGGCCTATCTGAAGCGGCTGGTGCCGGAAAAGTACAAGGTCGGAAAGCCGTTCGTCTGA